ACACCAAAATCTAGCCAGAAACATTCTGCTATGAAATTTGATAAAAAATTGGTGATAACAATTGTGGTGATGGCTGCTGTCGTCATTGTTTCTGTTGCATTTCTTGCAGTCAATTATTTTGGCGATAATTCCCCCAGTGAGTTAACAGGTTCAACTAAGGTTTTACTGGAGACCAGCATGGGCGATATCACCATTCAACTACGAACAGACAAGCCCATAACTTCTGAGAACTTCCGCACTCTGGTTGAGCAGGGAAGATATGACAACACAGTTTTCCACCGAATTATCGAGGGGTTCATGATCCAAGGCGGAATAGTCTCAGGCACAGTTGATAAAATATCCGACGAGATAGGACAAAACAACAACAATGATGCCTACACTGTAGCGATGGCAAAAACCAGTGAGCCTAACTCAGCAACAAGCCAGTTCTTCATAAACACCGTGGATAATGGCGAAAAAGTAGTGGATTATGACGGAACTAAATTTGACCAAGTTTACACTGTGTTCGGAACCGTGATTGAAGGCAAAGACGTAGTTGATGCAATATCGCAGGTACCATGTGGACCAAACCCAGATAATACAAGCGAGATTAGTTCACCATTGGAACCAGTGACTCTGATTAAAGCAACCATGATACCTTAATCAACCATTTATTCTTCGTCTGCAGTGTTTCTGGCGCAATAGGCATAATAAGTAAGATTCCACAATGTTTTCGAGGACACAATTTATGTCAGGACAAAATCAAACACCTAAACCAGCCTCAGCATACGTAAATGCAACCAAAGTTTTACTCCAAACCAGCATGGGCGACATAACAATCGCGCTACGCAATGATATGCCCATAACAACAGGGAACTTCAAAAACCTAATCCAAAATGGCACATATGACGGCACCATCTTTCACCGCGTCATACCAAACTTTATGATTCAAGGTGGCGACCCCACAGGGACAGGCTACGGAGACCCCTCAATCCCAGACATCAAAGACGAATTCACAAAAAGCAACCACAACGACAGAGGAACCATCGCCATGGCAAACGCGGGTCCAAACACGGGAAGTAGCCAATTCTTCATAAATGTAGTTGACAACAATTACCTTGATGCAATGCACCCCGTTTTTGGGGCGGTTATTTCAGGAATGGATGTTGCAGACAAGATTTCAAAGGTAAAGCGGAACTCAAACGATAAACCCAAAGAAAACGTGACAATCGTAAAAGCAACAATACAGCAGTAGCAAAAATAGGAAAAATCAAAAATTAAGTAAAAAATTTACTTTTTCTTTTCTTCTTTATCTTTAGGCTTAGAACCAATTTCTACCAGTTGGATGTTGACCTGATAGTTTTTGTCGCCTACTTGCATTTTGCCTTGTCCGTAGAAGCCGCGGCTTCCTGTGCTGAAGTTTTTAGGGTTGATTATGAAGGGTTGTTTTACGCCGTTTAATTTTATAGTTGCCATATTGGGTATTTCTTCACTCATTTGAATCATCCAAGTTGGATTATTCTCAGGGTTGCTTTTCACCTTTTCGCTTCCAAAAAACAGCCACAAATAATTACATGGTTACCCATTAAGTAAATCACCCATTGCCAGAAATCCACTTTTCTAATGCCATAATCATTTTCACAAGTCTCAAATTAAGGTGCCTGGATAGGATAACATGGGTTAAAACTGGACAGACAATAACTGCCCAAATTTTTCTTTCCCATCAACTTTTGCTCAGCACTCGACTAAGCGCTGCAACAACGTTTTGGTTACCCATCGCAAGCATGTATGGACCAAGCCTTGGACCTTGCTTTGCACCCAACAAAATTTGGTATAGTAGCTTGAAGAATTTGGCTGGTTTGAGGTTGTTGGTTTTTGCACTGTTGAAGATGGCGTTTTGGATTTTGTCAGGGTCAGATTCAGCTTCCAATGCAGGGATTAGTTCGATGAGAGCTTTTTTCTCCTCAGCAGTCAACGTGACGTCGGTTTCGGTGATTTCTTCAAAGTCCTGTGTCCAATTAAGAGCGTACTCTATACGTTTAGCTAAGCCAGCGTCTATACCTTGACCTTTTTGCAGATAACCATAACTTTGCAGTTTTTCAGCTACAAAATCGTTTAGGCATTCCTTGGGCGCTAGCTTGACAAGGAAAGCCATCAGATTGTAGGGTACATGAATGCTGGCTTTACTTGGTGGCTTCATGACATAGCAGTATTTTAGCAAGCCAGTGAGGCGGATTTTTTCTTTTTCACTAACCTGTTTTTTGCCAAAATAAACATCCTCCATCTCGTCAAGCTCGTTCATGTAAGAAGGAATATCAGAAACATCCAAAGTCCTTGTGCCCACAAACCGCTTAAGCATCAACAACAGCAACGACTGCGGAGAACCATAACGGAACCACACCTGTGGAGTAAACACGTTACCAGCAGACTTAGAAATCTTTTTGCCGCCCTTGTCAAGGAACATCTCGTATTTTGCGTGGCTTGGAGGCTCAAACTTTAGAACTTCACGGCAGATGCGGTCATTTATTTTGACTGAATCCGCGATGTCTTTGCCGTAGGCTTCAAATCGGATGTCCAGTGCTCGCCATCGGGCTGCAAATTCGCTTTTCCAAGTAAGTTTCCCATTTCCACTTTTAATGTCCACTTCGCCCTCATGACCACAACCAGGTATGAGTTTGCCGCGGATTTCTAGCCCTTCGCATTTGTAGGTGACTTTGTCGGTTTTGGGGTCAAACTTGTATGCTCGGGTAGTGTAGAGATGCCCACATTTTTCGCAAACCGCAAAGAACGGCAATACTTCAGTGTAGGTTTCCTGTCCGACCTCTTCTTTGACAATTTCACCTACTTGCCTTGCGTTAGTAAGGATTGTTCGGATTTCGTTTAACAGTAAACCTTTTTTGTAAACTTCGTTGGCTGAGTAATACGTGTACTCTATACCACACGTATCCAGAGCATCCAGCAGTAGTGAACTCATGTGTTTGCCATAGCTTTCATGACACCCAAACGGGTCAGGTATAGTTGATACCGAGTAACCAAGGTATTTCTCTAGGCTCTGAGCAATGTCTGAGGGTAACCCAGCGGGAACCTTGCGCAGCCCGTCCTTGTCATCACAGAAAGCAACCAATTCAGAATTACAATCCATATTTTTCAGCGCTAAGGTCACAGCGTAGCTTCTTGAAGCATCCCCTAAACTGCCAATGTGCGGAAAACCTGAAGCGCCCAAACCCATTTCTGTGCGGACTTTGCTCATGTCGCGCTTTAGGGATTGCTCGCGCTCGATTATTTTTTTTGCCATTAGGTCATACCATGTGCCGTGACCGATAATTTCTTCACTCATTACGTCTGCCTTCTGTCAAATTGACTGTACGTTGATGTAAAAAAATGTATAGGAGCCAAAAAAGGCTTAGGGATTTACTTTCGTTTCAATGCCGCCACTATAGCTAAGACGCCTATTACCAGCAGGATAAGCGCAAGCGAGTACACCCAGCCATAGCCAAACAGGAACCAAGCGCCGCCAACCGCGATTGCACACAAACCCATCGCTATGGTACTAAATGCGCTACGCTCATACTTGACGGGTTTATTTCCTCGTATTGCACCCAGCACTGTTAGCCATAATCCTGCGAACACCAAAAATAGAGGAATCGTCCAAACCCAATCAGCAAGCACCAATACAGCGAGCAGTATCGCAACTACAAAGGCAACAAAGAAAACACCGATGGTTAAGAGTTGACGATTACTTTCGCTCATTATGGTTGCCTATTCTATTTTGTTTCCGCATTCAGGACAGAACTTGCTGTTTGCTGGTATGGATTTGTTGCATTTTGGGCAGGTCATTGCTTCATGTGAGGGCGGGGATAGGTTGGTTCCGCAGTTGGGGCAGAATTTGCTTGTTGCAGGGACTTTTTCGCTGCATTTTGGACAGATAACCAAAGCTGCCGCGGGTGCTGCTTGGGGTGCACCTGTGGGCGTCATGATTTGTGGGATAAGAACCATGCCTGCTCCGAGTGCTCCTGCGCCGCCGCCTCCTTGCCCGAGGCTTGCTGCTGCGCTTTTGACGGTTTCCATGCGCAGAACATCACCGGGTGCGGTTTGTCCTGTTTTGAGCCAGAAGAGTCTTTCGCGGTATTCGGGGGTTGTGTCGATGCCTTCAAAGCGTAGGTCAGTTAGTTCTATGCCGACTCGTTTGAAGTAGTCGCTTAAGCTGTTTTTGACTATGACACTGGTTTCGTCTAGGCGTGTGAATACTGTGATGAGGTCGTAGTGGCTGAGTTCATCAATAATTTTTTCGTTTAGGAAGCCGCGTAGGAAACTGTTGACTTCGTCGGTTGTGTAAGCTTTTTGTCCACCTACAACTTCGTTAACAAACAGTGAAGCCTCCGCGATTTTAAACCAGAACTGCCCATACACTTGAAGCGGTGCAAGTTCGGTGGTTTGTGCTTTGGTTCCCCATTTGCCGGCGAAGATTTTTGTGCTGATGAATATGACGGTTGCTTTGAAGGGTTTGTTTCCGCCAAAACCTGCCAGCCGCGTTAGCAATCCTGTTAATAGGGGCAGATTAAGTGTGGTTAGGGTGTGTCGTCCTGGTCCGAAAACGTCATAGGCTTTTCCATCTCTGAAAAACACTGCCATTTCGTACTCGTGTACGACTAGTTGTGATCCCCATGTGATGTCTTCATTTGGGTAACGCCAAACAATTGCTTCGGCACCAACATTGGTCCATTCTATTACTTGTGGCATTATACATTCACTCCCATGATTACTTCATTTCTTTTACTAAATGTGTCATCTAAAAGTTCAAGCTTATCAGCTATACCTTGAACCTTTTCTTTAAGGTTGGTGTAGTCACCATTTAACAGTTGCACTTTGAGCGCGTCCACTTCTGCAGAGAAAACGTTGACGCTGTCTAAGAGTTGATTGTCAAAGGCTATCATGCGGTCAAGATTTTCCTCTTTGATTTTAACTATGTCAAAGAAGCCGCTGTACCCATAAGATGCATGGTTAACTTTTGAGGCTACTGCATCTGCTTTTGCGGTTAACCTGTCGATGTCAGTTAAAACATCAAAGTAACGTCTATCAGCTATTTTTTGTGATATAGCTCGGATGTTATCTTTATCTTTTGAAAGCTTGGCGTAAAGGTGATTTCGAATAAGCTTATCGGATTCACGTCGCAACTCTTTCTCTTTGTACCCTCTAAAACCAGGGAGCGCCGCGACGATTTTTTCTGAAAGCCTCATTTGGCTTTTAGATTGAGCATATACATCCTTATTTTCGGTCATTTTATAATCCGCCTTTTTTCACTTTTTAATAGAAAAATGGTGTGGCTCTTAAAGTTTTTTAATACACGGAAATCAACCTACTTTACCCTAATACCTTTAGATAACAGATTTTTTTTTTGAAAAGCTTAAGTGCAGAAAAAAACGGATTTTACATCAGCCTTGTATTGCAGTATGGACAAGAATATGTTCCCGTCCGGACCACTTGTCTGCAGTTGGGGCAAATTTTTGTTCCTCTACTGCTTTGTCCACCTGAACTGTACTGAGTAGTATAGCTGCCTCTTGAGTAGCCACCATAACTACTTCCCCCATAGCTATAGCCGGCGGGTTGCCCATACTGTGAACCCCCATACGGTCTTGAATATCTTTGACCTTGATACAATGAGGGATACGAGCTGGGTTGTTGGTAGGGCTGATATTGCTGGTAATAACCTTGCCCTCCGCTACCGCCATAGCCGTAAGGATCCTGCGGATAATATGGGTCTAACCCATCATCATAACCTCTACGTCGTTTGCCTCTACCTCCAATTGAACCTCTAAAATACAGCAAAGTAACGGGAATAAGAATCGCCGCTAAAACAGCCGCGACTATAGCAACTGTTGTGCCAGTGTTGTCTGTTTCGGTTAGTATTGTGGGTTCATCAATGTAGGGGTTGCCAGTTTCTTGAGGGGAAAGCGTTACAGTTGGTGTTGATGTTGCTTGAGCGTCTGTAACTGTGAAATCCACGGTAGCGTTAGTTCCTGAGTCACTTTGCACTGCAATTAATTCATAATCATCTGGATCCCAAGTGTCTTTCACTGTGAAAGTCATGTTAAAAGCTCCGTCACTG
This region of Candidatus Bathyarchaeota archaeon genomic DNA includes:
- a CDS encoding peptidylprolyl isomerase yields the protein MSGQNQTPKPASAYVNATKVLLQTSMGDITIALRNDMPITTGNFKNLIQNGTYDGTIFHRVIPNFMIQGGDPTGTGYGDPSIPDIKDEFTKSNHNDRGTIAMANAGPNTGSSQFFINVVDNNYLDAMHPVFGAVISGMDVADKISKVKRNSNDKPKENVTIVKATIQQ
- a CDS encoding SPFH domain-containing protein, with amino-acid sequence MPQVIEWTNVGAEAIVWRYPNEDITWGSQLVVHEYEMAVFFRDGKAYDVFGPGRHTLTTLNLPLLTGLLTRLAGFGGNKPFKATVIFISTKIFAGKWGTKAQTTELAPLQVYGQFWFKIAEASLFVNEVVGGQKAYTTDEVNSFLRGFLNEKIIDELSHYDLITVFTRLDETSVIVKNSLSDYFKRVGIELTDLRFEGIDTTPEYRERLFWLKTGQTAPGDVLRMETVKSAAASLGQGGGGAGALGAGMVLIPQIMTPTGAPQAAPAAALVICPKCSEKVPATSKFCPNCGTNLSPPSHEAMTCPKCNKSIPANSKFCPECGNKIE
- a CDS encoding peptidylprolyl isomerase, whose amino-acid sequence is MKFDKKLVITIVVMAAVVIVSVAFLAVNYFGDNSPSELTGSTKVLLETSMGDITIQLRTDKPITSENFRTLVEQGRYDNTVFHRIIEGFMIQGGIVSGTVDKISDEIGQNNNNDAYTVAMAKTSEPNSATSQFFINTVDNGEKVVDYDGTKFDQVYTVFGTVIEGKDVVDAISQVPCGPNPDNTSEISSPLEPVTLIKATMIP
- the lysS gene encoding lysine--tRNA ligase, coding for MSEEIIGHGTWYDLMAKKIIEREQSLKRDMSKVRTEMGLGASGFPHIGSLGDASRSYAVTLALKNMDCNSELVAFCDDKDGLRKVPAGLPSDIAQSLEKYLGYSVSTIPDPFGCHESYGKHMSSLLLDALDTCGIEYTYYSANEVYKKGLLLNEIRTILTNARQVGEIVKEEVGQETYTEVLPFFAVCEKCGHLYTTRAYKFDPKTDKVTYKCEGLEIRGKLIPGCGHEGEVDIKSGNGKLTWKSEFAARWRALDIRFEAYGKDIADSVKINDRICREVLKFEPPSHAKYEMFLDKGGKKISKSAGNVFTPQVWFRYGSPQSLLLLMLKRFVGTRTLDVSDIPSYMNELDEMEDVYFGKKQVSEKEKIRLTGLLKYCYVMKPPSKASIHVPYNLMAFLVKLAPKECLNDFVAEKLQSYGYLQKGQGIDAGLAKRIEYALNWTQDFEEITETDVTLTAEEKKALIELIPALEAESDPDKIQNAIFNSAKTNNLKPAKFFKLLYQILLGAKQGPRLGPYMLAMGNQNVVAALSRVLSKS